Proteins encoded by one window of Desulfovibrio ferrophilus:
- a CDS encoding NCS2 family permease yields the protein MNQPSMPGSGILERYFHLAEAGTSVRTEIMAGLTTFMTMAYILAVNPGVLSTTGMDAGAVFTATAVASSIATLVMALYARLPFALAPGMGLNAFFAYTVVLSMGHTWQMALTAVFLEGLIFLLLTATKLREAIVHCMPLPIKKAISGGIGLFVALIGFKNAGIVTGFEPTLVKLGDVTAPGPLVAFFGLAVTGVLLAKKVRGALLYGILAATAVGIPLGVTQIADFDASHLFSVPSLEPLLFKIQFHQILTFDMAVILFTFLFVDMFDTVGTLIGVSANAGMLDSKGQVPRARQALFADAVGTTLGSLLGTSTVTTYVESASGVAQGGRTGLTALTVAVLFMVSLLLAPIFLLIPAQATASALIVVGLFMLKPIFEINMDDFTDSIPAFLTIVLMPFTFSISEGIVFGILAYVALKLLTGRSKEIPALLYILALLFISRLVIQ from the coding sequence ATGAATCAACCGTCCATGCCCGGAAGCGGCATTCTGGAACGATATTTCCATCTGGCCGAGGCAGGCACGTCAGTGCGCACCGAAATCATGGCGGGTCTGACCACCTTCATGACCATGGCCTATATCCTGGCGGTTAACCCTGGCGTGCTCAGCACCACCGGGATGGATGCCGGAGCCGTGTTCACCGCCACAGCCGTGGCCTCATCCATAGCAACCCTGGTCATGGCCCTGTACGCCAGACTGCCCTTTGCCCTGGCTCCGGGCATGGGCCTCAATGCCTTTTTTGCCTACACCGTGGTTCTGTCCATGGGCCACACCTGGCAGATGGCCCTGACTGCCGTGTTTCTGGAAGGTCTGATCTTCCTGCTGCTTACAGCCACCAAACTGCGCGAGGCCATCGTGCACTGCATGCCGCTGCCCATCAAAAAGGCCATCTCCGGCGGGATTGGCCTGTTCGTTGCCCTGATCGGCTTCAAGAACGCAGGTATCGTGACCGGCTTTGAGCCAACTCTGGTCAAGCTGGGCGATGTCACCGCACCCGGCCCGCTGGTGGCCTTCTTCGGTCTGGCCGTGACTGGCGTGCTGCTGGCCAAAAAGGTCCGTGGCGCGCTCCTCTATGGCATCCTGGCCGCCACTGCGGTGGGCATCCCTCTGGGTGTGACCCAAATCGCCGATTTCGACGCTTCGCATTTATTCTCCGTACCCAGCCTGGAACCCCTACTGTTCAAGATTCAGTTCCACCAGATCCTGACCTTTGACATGGCCGTAATCCTGTTCACCTTCCTGTTCGTAGACATGTTTGACACCGTGGGCACCCTGATCGGCGTTTCCGCCAATGCCGGCATGCTGGACAGCAAAGGTCAGGTGCCACGCGCCCGACAGGCTCTGTTTGCCGATGCCGTGGGCACCACTCTGGGCTCCCTGCTGGGCACCTCTACGGTCACGACCTATGTGGAAAGTGCCTCGGGCGTGGCCCAGGGTGGCCGCACCGGACTGACGGCCCTGACCGTGGCCGTGCTGTTCATGGTTTCGCTGCTGTTGGCCCCCATCTTCCTGCTGATTCCGGCCCAGGCCACAGCCTCGGCCCTGATCGTGGTGGGACTGTTCATGCTCAAGCCCATATTCGAAATCAATATGGACGACTTTACCGACTCCATTCCAGCCTTTCTGACCATCGTGCTGATGCCCTTCACCTTCTCCATCTCCGAAGGCATCGTCTTTGGCATACTGGCGTATGTGGCCCTGAAGCTGCTCACCGGACGCAGCAAGGAAATCCCGGCGCTGCTCTATATTCTCGCACTGCTGTTCATCTCCCGATTGGTCATCCAGTAA
- a CDS encoding DUF116 domain-containing protein — translation MTAKESRVEAFDHLDRTAGSARKRLFIGLITGASILICGLLVLLWVIPYIGLAQIHPTAPWVLGLALAVLVGIVGWASLGLVLNILLGRSLPLTRRLRGLTIKIFLPLMVLLGKILSISKERVRSSFIKVNNELVLTEAGRYTPEQILLLMPHCLQNSRCDMRLTYDINNCKRCGKCPIKELLEISERYGVHLAIATGGTIARRIVVQTRPRLIIAVACERDLSSGIQDTYPLPVFGVMNLRPHGPCLDTGVPMHDLEQALQRFLIDPPAPTVLPMATNPAPSR, via the coding sequence ATGACTGCCAAGGAATCTCGCGTCGAGGCCTTTGATCACCTCGACAGGACCGCAGGGAGCGCCCGCAAGCGCCTGTTCATCGGACTCATCACCGGAGCCTCGATTCTGATTTGCGGCCTGCTGGTTCTGCTCTGGGTCATCCCCTACATCGGGCTGGCACAGATTCATCCTACGGCCCCCTGGGTTCTTGGACTGGCCCTGGCCGTCCTGGTGGGTATCGTGGGCTGGGCCTCGCTGGGCCTGGTCCTGAATATCCTGCTGGGTCGCAGTCTGCCCCTGACGCGACGCCTGCGCGGCCTGACCATCAAGATTTTCCTGCCACTGATGGTGTTGCTCGGAAAAATCCTGAGTATCAGCAAGGAGCGGGTGCGCTCGTCCTTCATCAAGGTCAACAACGAATTGGTGCTGACCGAGGCAGGACGCTACACGCCCGAGCAAATCCTGCTGCTCATGCCCCACTGCCTGCAGAATAGCCGCTGCGACATGCGCCTGACCTACGATATCAACAACTGCAAGCGCTGCGGCAAATGCCCCATCAAGGAACTTCTCGAAATCTCAGAGCGATACGGTGTTCATTTGGCCATTGCCACGGGGGGCACCATCGCCCGGCGCATCGTGGTCCAGACCCGGCCCCGGCTGATCATCGCCGTGGCCTGCGAGCGCGATCTGTCCAGCGGTATTCAGGACACCTATCCCCTGCCCGTGTTTGGCGTCATGAACCTGCGCCCGCACGGCCCGTGCCTGGATACCGGAGTGCCCATGCATGATCTGGAGCAGGCCCTGCAACGCTTTCTCATCGATCCCCCTGCTCCCACGGTGCTGCCCATGGCCACCAACCCCGCGCCAAGCCGCTAG
- a CDS encoding substrate-binding domain-containing protein gives MKPLSIIICILAIAWLFLAPDVCRAEQPPSPYMTVNEFLDLHPEQMRVMDEFQQLVAAPGTAIHHSVQQQPVKIAFVYPGLQVSDYWMRSLKSFRNRMDEVGIKYQLSEYFSKPVVDTRLQQMQLKEALKSDPDYLVFTLDAMQHRHLLSRLITKGRPKIILQNITTPLRMWEGKQPFLYVGFDHIIGSRILADYFLSKTHNGQYGLLFFGPGYVSDMRGKTFARFMEQGQGPSLAAAYFTDGNQEKARKATLAILEEHDIAFLYACSTSVALGAIDALRETGKTDQVMINGWGGGSAELEAILAGELDVTVMRMNDDNGVAMAEAIRLDAEGKPELVPTIYSGDFVLVEKGISPLDIEQLKARAFRYSGR, from the coding sequence ATGAAACCGCTTTCCATCATCATCTGCATACTGGCCATTGCCTGGTTATTTCTTGCACCTGATGTCTGCCGGGCAGAGCAACCTCCTTCCCCTTACATGACCGTCAATGAGTTTTTGGATCTCCACCCCGAACAGATGCGGGTGATGGATGAATTCCAGCAACTCGTGGCAGCGCCAGGCACGGCCATCCACCATAGCGTACAGCAACAGCCCGTCAAAATTGCCTTTGTCTATCCCGGACTTCAAGTCTCGGATTACTGGATGCGCAGCCTCAAATCCTTTCGCAACCGGATGGATGAAGTTGGCATCAAATATCAGCTCAGTGAATATTTCTCCAAGCCCGTGGTGGACACACGGCTCCAGCAAATGCAGCTCAAGGAAGCATTAAAAAGCGACCCTGACTATCTCGTTTTCACACTGGATGCCATGCAGCACAGGCATCTGCTCAGCCGCCTGATTACCAAGGGCCGCCCCAAGATCATCCTCCAGAACATCACCACTCCACTGCGCATGTGGGAAGGAAAGCAGCCCTTTCTCTATGTGGGCTTTGATCACATCATCGGTTCCAGAATCCTGGCCGACTATTTCCTGTCCAAGACCCATAACGGACAATACGGCCTGCTGTTCTTCGGACCAGGCTATGTCAGCGACATGCGCGGCAAGACCTTTGCGCGCTTCATGGAGCAAGGACAAGGCCCAAGTCTGGCTGCGGCCTACTTCACTGACGGCAATCAGGAAAAAGCCCGCAAGGCCACTCTGGCTATCCTTGAAGAACACGACATTGCCTTCCTTTATGCCTGTTCCACTTCGGTGGCCCTCGGGGCCATCGACGCCCTGCGCGAAACCGGAAAGACAGACCAGGTAATGATCAATGGCTGGGGAGGCGGCAGCGCCGAACTTGAAGCCATACTGGCTGGCGAGTTGGACGTCACAGTCATGCGCATGAACGACGACAATGGTGTGGCCATGGCCGAGGCCATCCGCCTGGATGCTGAGGGCAAACCGGAGCTTGTCCCCACGATCTATTCCGGTGATTTCGTACTGGTGGAAAAGGGCATCTCACCCTTGGACATCGAACAACTCAAGGCTCGTGCCTTCCGCTATTCAGGCAGGTAG
- a CDS encoding RsmB/NOP family class I SAM-dependent RNA methyltransferase, translating to MSRRPNFHNALPPARRAALDALTACLKGADIQAALDSALTPKRGQEPLVGRDAALATELAYGTLRLKLRLDFLLAHYLTRPDGLPVLMRMALSLAAYEITQLDKVPAYASVDWCVEHIKASINPGLANVANAVLRKIVDLGDSASDPEFYRTGTPNQRAFMAHYYATPRWLTDLWCDSYGDQDTEHYLAATTKAAPLGLRFRPGVPETAKLLEQWTFSDHCLDATPSGIALNRTPEDFHELLESGGVLRQSLAGQQAMLALGCDNWPRPLWDACCGRGGKTLLLADAGGGPILASDPSMARLRGLKRELQRLDVPGVIAARVRADRPAPLNEPVPAILVDAPCSGLGVLSRRPDAKLKRQPNDLIKLAALQDKILDNAALHLAPGGILAYVTCTLNPAENEQRVQEFMSRHSEFGLDMQWQTPPDSPLNEFFYAARLTRTG from the coding sequence ATGTCCCGTCGACCAAATTTTCATAACGCCCTGCCCCCGGCCAGGCGCGCGGCTCTGGACGCCCTCACGGCCTGCCTCAAGGGCGCGGATATCCAGGCCGCCCTGGACTCTGCCCTGACGCCAAAACGCGGTCAGGAACCCCTTGTGGGACGCGATGCAGCCCTGGCCACCGAACTGGCCTACGGTACCCTGCGCCTGAAGCTGCGCCTGGACTTCCTGCTGGCCCATTATCTCACCCGCCCCGACGGCCTGCCCGTTCTGATGCGCATGGCCCTGTCACTGGCGGCCTACGAAATCACACAACTGGACAAGGTCCCGGCCTATGCCTCGGTGGACTGGTGCGTGGAGCACATCAAGGCAAGCATCAATCCGGGGCTGGCCAATGTGGCCAACGCCGTGCTGCGCAAAATCGTGGACCTGGGAGACAGTGCCTCGGACCCGGAATTCTACCGCACAGGAACCCCGAACCAGCGGGCCTTCATGGCGCATTATTACGCCACCCCGCGCTGGCTCACGGACCTATGGTGTGACAGCTACGGCGACCAGGACACCGAACACTATCTTGCTGCCACCACCAAAGCAGCTCCATTAGGCCTGCGGTTTCGCCCCGGAGTCCCCGAGACCGCCAAACTGCTGGAGCAGTGGACCTTCTCGGACCATTGCCTGGATGCCACCCCCAGCGGCATCGCCCTGAACCGCACTCCCGAAGACTTTCATGAACTGCTCGAGTCCGGCGGTGTGCTGCGCCAAAGCCTGGCCGGACAACAGGCCATGCTTGCTCTGGGTTGCGACAACTGGCCACGCCCCCTGTGGGACGCCTGCTGCGGACGCGGTGGCAAGACCCTGCTTCTGGCCGATGCCGGCGGTGGTCCCATCCTGGCCTCGGACCCCAGTATGGCTCGCTTGCGCGGCCTGAAGCGCGAGTTGCAGCGGCTGGACGTTCCCGGCGTCATTGCCGCCCGCGTCAGAGCCGACCGCCCTGCTCCGCTCAATGAACCTGTTCCTGCTATTCTGGTGGACGCGCCCTGCTCCGGGCTGGGTGTGCTCTCACGCCGCCCGGACGCCAAATTGAAGCGCCAGCCCAACGACCTGATCAAACTGGCTGCGCTCCAGGACAAAATCCTGGACAATGCTGCCCTGCACCTGGCTCCCGGCGGCATCCTGGCCTACGTGACCTGCACCCTGAATCCAGCCGAGAATGAACAACGCGTCCAGGAATTCATGAGCCGTCACAGTGAGTTCGGGTTGGACATGCAGTGGCAGACACCCCCGGATTCGCCACTGAATGAATTCTTCTATGCCGCACGGTTGACACGCACGGGTTAA